One window of the Gadus morhua unplaced genomic scaffold, gadMor3.0, whole genome shotgun sequence genome contains the following:
- the lrmda gene encoding leucine-rich melanocyte differentiation-associated protein, with translation MFSGLEELVADNNMLGNDLQLPWLPSLHTLTLNKNQLTDIEALLEQLGALTPALRYLSLLGNEACPNELVSPDKDEDDYQRYRYFVLYKMPQLKFLDTRKVTSREVLEAKARGAFMRVVKPKSDKVG, from the exons ATGTTTTCCGGACTAGAAGAGCTGGTCGCTGACAACAATATGCTGGGGAATGACCTGCAGTTGCCCTGGTTACCCAGCCTTCACACCTTGACGCTCAATAAGAACCAG CTGACTGACATCGAGGCGCTGCTGGAGCAGCTGGGGGCGTTGACCCCGGCCCTCCGTTACCTCAGCCTGCTGGGGAACGAGGCCTGTCCCAACGAGCTTGTCAGCCCCGATAAGGACGAGGACGACTACCAGAGATACAG ATACTTTGTGCTGTACAAGATGCCCCAGCTCAAGTTCCTGGACACCCGCAAAGTGACCAGCAGAGAGGTGCTGGAGGCCAAGGCTAGAGGGGCCTTCATGAGGGTGGTGAAGCCCAAGTCAGACAAAGTAGGCTAA